The following proteins are encoded in a genomic region of Corallococcus silvisoli:
- the dacB gene encoding D-alanyl-D-alanine carboxypeptidase/D-alanyl-D-alanine endopeptidase: protein MRRALLSASVSVLLTACAHAPAAPEGARGDTLPGVAKALLETLEADGALAGVAVVDARTGEPLFTHRQNVRLLPASTMKVVSTSAALSALGADFRFVTPVFLEGSQTGGLFLGDVVAQASGDPSLGSWRFPETALACDRIAEAFQARGIHQWRGSVRIAGTDGVEGGMGPGWAWDDAAYAYSAAPTPFVFRENVVDLALRRAPGATCDAAPSLEWTPTFAPLAAVVRVDVNAERANLACVRGGGGVRCTWRSPTGGPCPQAAAVKLSVDAPQELFAACVDDALARRGVTRLPLSLEAPTAPMPPIPMPLVELTSPPLSELVRVTNKESLNLYAERLGMRFARERTGQEGYAALRTALGAELLRRGVPAKDLRPVDGSGLSRYNLATPQGMARVIFTSLQEPYGAALVDSLPLLGVDGTLAGRPTTRSTAGRIRAKTGTLTGQKCFVGVAERPQDPEHPRVVFALMLGNMDEGTKPSANETFDTFSTALVELPLR from the coding sequence ATGCGCCGCGCTCTCCTGTCCGCCAGCGTCTCCGTGCTGTTGACCGCCTGTGCCCACGCGCCCGCCGCGCCGGAAGGCGCCCGGGGCGACACCCTGCCCGGCGTGGCGAAGGCGCTGCTGGAGACCCTGGAGGCGGACGGCGCGCTCGCGGGCGTGGCCGTGGTGGACGCGAGGACCGGCGAGCCGCTCTTCACCCACCGGCAGAACGTGCGGCTGTTGCCCGCGTCCACGATGAAGGTGGTGTCCACGTCCGCCGCGCTGTCCGCGCTGGGGGCGGACTTCCGCTTCGTGACGCCCGTGTTCCTGGAGGGCTCGCAGACCGGGGGCCTGTTCCTGGGCGACGTGGTGGCGCAGGCCTCCGGCGACCCGTCCCTGGGCTCGTGGCGCTTCCCGGAGACGGCGCTGGCCTGCGACCGCATCGCGGAGGCGTTCCAGGCGCGAGGCATCCACCAGTGGCGAGGCAGCGTGCGCATCGCCGGCACCGACGGGGTGGAGGGCGGGATGGGCCCCGGCTGGGCCTGGGACGACGCGGCGTATGCCTACAGCGCGGCGCCCACGCCCTTCGTCTTCCGCGAGAACGTGGTGGACCTGGCGCTGAGGCGCGCCCCCGGCGCCACGTGCGACGCCGCGCCCTCCCTCGAGTGGACCCCCACCTTCGCCCCCCTGGCCGCCGTGGTGCGCGTGGACGTCAACGCGGAGCGCGCGAACCTGGCCTGCGTGCGCGGCGGCGGCGGGGTGCGCTGCACGTGGCGCTCGCCCACGGGAGGCCCCTGCCCCCAGGCCGCCGCCGTGAAGCTGTCCGTGGACGCGCCCCAGGAGCTCTTCGCGGCGTGCGTGGATGACGCGCTGGCCCGGCGCGGGGTGACGCGGCTGCCCCTCTCGCTGGAGGCCCCCACCGCGCCCATGCCCCCCATCCCCATGCCGCTGGTGGAGCTGACCAGCCCGCCCCTGTCGGAGCTGGTGCGCGTGACGAACAAGGAGAGCCTCAACCTGTACGCGGAGCGGCTGGGCATGCGCTTCGCGCGCGAGCGCACGGGACAGGAAGGCTACGCCGCGCTCCGCACCGCCCTGGGCGCGGAGCTACTGCGCCGGGGCGTGCCGGCCAAGGACCTGCGCCCGGTGGATGGCAGCGGCCTGTCCCGCTACAACCTGGCCACGCCCCAGGGCATGGCGCGGGTCATCTTCACGAGCCTCCAGGAGCCCTACGGCGCGGCGCTGGTGGACAGCCTGCCGCTGCTGGGCGTGGACGGGACCCTGGCGGGCCGGCCCACCACGCGGTCCACCGCGGGCCGCATCCGCGCGAAGACGGGGACGCTCACCGGCCAGAAGTGCTTCGTGGGCGTGGCCGAGCGGCCCCAGGACCCGGAGCACCCGCGCGTCGTCTTCGCCCTGATGCTGGGCAACATGGACGAGGGCACGAAGCCCTCCGCCAACGAGACCTTCGACACCTTCTCCACCGCCCTGGTGGAGCTGCCCCTGCGCTGA
- a CDS encoding prolyl oligopeptidase family serine peptidase — protein MKLRTAVTTAVLLLPLVSTAAGKAPAKPAAAEKQPVENTYHGTAVTDPYQWMESATDPKVRQWTDTQNAYTRATLDKLPGREPLRQRITELLSWKSAAYGGLDEQGGTLLALKFQPPKQQPTLVAVGQVDDLSKERVLVDPTQVDASGKTTIDWFQLSHDGKKVAVSMSKGGTESGDVSVYDVATAKALPNELVPRVNGGTAGGSLAWNAQGTGFFYTRYPRGEERPPVDREVYQQVYFHALGTPTEKDTYELGKDFPRIAMTNLESSDDGQYTFARVANGDGGEFELYLHGPTGTWAQVAKFTDKVVSARFGGDGAAYLLSRKDAPRGKVLRLPLATPTLDKATVLVPESEATVQSILPTQSRVYLVEQLGGPSQLRIVDLTGKAQGLVPTLPVSSVGGAVRQGADDLLFVNGSFTQPTAWFRYTAKDGKVAKTALARTSPIDMSDVEVVRTEATSKDGTKVPLSILKKKGTKLNGNNPAWLTGYGGFNLAVTPGYNALAGMWLEQGGVFAVANLRGGSEFGEAWHQGGSLTNKQNVFDDFYACAKLLTDQKYTQPKKLVIQGGSNGGLLMGAAVTQHPEQYGAVVARVGIYDMLRTELTPNGQFNVTEYGSVKDPAQFKALYGYSPVHHVKDGTKYPSVLFTSGANDPRVDPFHSRKMVARMQAATASPKPILLRANAETGHGMGTPLSARIEEEVDVYSFVFNELGMTYKPNATKKVAAPAPQ, from the coding sequence ATGAAGCTCAGAACCGCCGTCACCACCGCCGTGCTGCTGTTGCCCCTGGTGTCCACGGCCGCGGGCAAGGCGCCCGCGAAGCCCGCCGCCGCGGAGAAGCAGCCCGTGGAGAACACCTACCACGGCACCGCCGTGACGGACCCCTACCAGTGGATGGAGTCCGCCACCGACCCCAAGGTGCGGCAGTGGACCGACACGCAGAACGCCTACACCCGCGCGACGCTGGACAAGCTCCCCGGCCGCGAGCCGCTGCGCCAGCGCATCACCGAGCTGCTGTCGTGGAAGTCCGCCGCGTACGGCGGCCTGGATGAGCAGGGCGGCACGCTGCTGGCGCTGAAGTTCCAGCCGCCCAAGCAGCAGCCGACGCTGGTCGCCGTGGGCCAGGTGGACGACCTGTCGAAGGAGCGCGTGCTGGTGGACCCCACGCAGGTGGATGCGTCCGGCAAGACGACCATCGACTGGTTCCAGCTGTCGCACGACGGCAAGAAGGTCGCGGTGTCGATGTCGAAGGGCGGCACGGAGAGCGGCGACGTGTCCGTGTATGACGTGGCCACGGCGAAGGCGCTGCCCAACGAGCTGGTGCCGCGCGTCAACGGCGGCACGGCGGGCGGCAGCCTCGCGTGGAACGCGCAGGGCACGGGCTTCTTCTACACGCGCTATCCGCGCGGCGAGGAGCGCCCCCCCGTCGACCGCGAGGTGTACCAGCAGGTGTACTTCCACGCGCTGGGCACGCCCACGGAGAAGGACACGTACGAGCTGGGCAAGGACTTCCCGCGCATCGCGATGACCAACCTGGAGTCGAGCGACGACGGCCAGTACACCTTCGCGCGCGTCGCCAACGGGGACGGCGGCGAGTTCGAGCTCTACCTGCACGGCCCCACGGGCACGTGGGCGCAGGTGGCGAAGTTCACCGACAAGGTGGTGTCGGCGCGCTTCGGCGGTGACGGCGCGGCGTACCTGCTCAGCCGCAAGGACGCGCCGCGCGGCAAGGTGCTGCGCCTGCCCCTGGCCACGCCGACGCTGGACAAGGCGACGGTGCTGGTGCCGGAGAGCGAGGCGACGGTGCAGTCCATCCTGCCCACGCAGAGCCGCGTCTACCTGGTGGAGCAGCTGGGCGGTCCTTCCCAGCTGCGCATCGTGGACCTGACGGGCAAGGCGCAGGGGCTGGTGCCGACGCTGCCGGTGTCCTCGGTGGGCGGCGCGGTGCGACAGGGCGCGGACGACCTGCTGTTCGTCAATGGCAGCTTCACCCAGCCGACCGCGTGGTTCCGCTACACGGCGAAGGACGGCAAGGTGGCGAAGACGGCGCTGGCGCGCACGTCGCCCATCGACATGAGCGACGTGGAGGTGGTGCGCACGGAGGCCACGTCGAAGGACGGCACGAAGGTGCCGCTCTCCATCCTGAAGAAGAAGGGCACGAAGCTGAACGGCAACAACCCGGCGTGGCTGACGGGCTACGGCGGCTTCAACCTCGCCGTCACGCCGGGCTACAACGCGCTCGCGGGCATGTGGCTGGAGCAGGGCGGCGTGTTCGCGGTGGCGAACCTGCGCGGCGGCTCGGAGTTCGGTGAGGCCTGGCACCAGGGAGGTTCGCTGACGAACAAGCAGAACGTGTTCGACGACTTCTACGCGTGCGCGAAGCTGCTGACGGACCAGAAGTACACGCAGCCGAAGAAGCTGGTCATCCAGGGCGGCAGCAACGGCGGCCTGCTGATGGGCGCGGCCGTGACGCAGCACCCGGAGCAGTACGGCGCCGTGGTGGCGCGCGTGGGCATCTACGACATGCTGCGCACGGAGCTGACGCCCAACGGCCAGTTCAACGTCACCGAGTACGGCTCGGTGAAGGACCCGGCGCAGTTCAAGGCGCTGTATGGCTATTCGCCGGTGCACCACGTGAAGGACGGGACGAAGTACCCGTCGGTGCTCTTCACGTCCGGGGCGAACGACCCGCGCGTGGATCCCTTCCACTCGCGCAAGATGGTGGCCCGGATGCAGGCGGCGACGGCGTCCCCGAAGCCCATCCTGCTGCGCGCCAACGCGGAGACGGGGCACGGCATGGGCACGCCGCTGTCCGCGCGCATCGAGGAGGAGGTGGACGTCTACTCCTTCGTCTTCAACGAGCTGGGCATGACGTACAAGCCCAACGCGACGAAGAAGGTCGCCGCCCCCGCGCCGCAGTAG
- a CDS encoding RDD family protein — MTPSAPAPHVDVATPERVALSLPVAGIGYRCLAWLVDASLLFFFWVALYFVITLLVSDVLGAFQSLSGLTQTLFAVGLFATQWLYWTLAEVFFHGQTPGKRALRIRVVREDGSPVGFLESAVRNLCRAVDFLPVLYATGCITMLLDARHRRLGDLLAGTVLVREEAIDLDKYTRPAASEAAAQAMTATAAQRPLGAEDVELVLAFLARAPGLAPDVRRRLGARLVDRVGATLTDEERAQVLQTPEALESFLRTRAQAAH, encoded by the coding sequence ATGACTCCCTCTGCCCCCGCACCCCATGTCGACGTCGCCACGCCCGAGCGGGTGGCTCTCTCCCTGCCCGTGGCCGGTATCGGCTACCGCTGTCTCGCGTGGCTGGTGGACGCAAGCCTGCTGTTCTTTTTCTGGGTGGCGCTCTACTTCGTCATCACGCTGCTGGTGTCCGACGTGCTGGGCGCGTTCCAGTCCCTGTCGGGGCTCACGCAGACGCTGTTCGCGGTGGGGCTCTTCGCCACGCAATGGCTGTACTGGACGCTGGCGGAGGTCTTCTTCCATGGACAGACACCGGGCAAACGCGCGCTGAGGATCCGCGTGGTGCGGGAGGATGGCTCGCCCGTGGGCTTCCTCGAAAGCGCCGTGCGCAACCTCTGCCGTGCAGTGGACTTCCTGCCGGTGCTCTACGCGACCGGCTGCATCACCATGCTGCTGGACGCAAGGCACCGCCGGTTGGGAGACCTGCTCGCGGGCACCGTGCTGGTGCGCGAGGAGGCCATCGACCTGGACAAGTACACGCGTCCCGCCGCGTCCGAAGCCGCGGCCCAGGCCATGACGGCCACCGCCGCGCAGCGGCCCCTGGGCGCGGAGGACGTGGAGCTGGTGCTGGCCTTCCTCGCGCGCGCCCCGGGCCTGGCGCCGGACGTGCGGCGCCGGCTGGGCGCACGGCTGGTGGACCGCGTGGGAGCCACGCTGACGGACGAGGAGCGCGCCCAGGTGCTCCAGACTCCGGAGGCCCTGGAGTCCTTCTTGCGCACGCGCGCGCAGGCGGCCCACTGA
- a CDS encoding Lnb N-terminal periplasmic domain-containing protein, with product MRIVKNAVAGLVLLVGGGWASLALALTGAGPEGPHVGRALLAGLLLGAAVAAWRWRSRRWGVAVALLGCLMVYGWVRTVRPSNTRDWAPDLARAPWAEVAGSQVTIHDVRDFRYRSTTDWDAAWYTATYDTEALTEASFIVEPFSGFYGAAHTMVSFGFQDGRRVVFSVEVRREKGETFSAVGGLFRRFELAYVVGDERDLVQLRSNFRHDTVYVYPVKASRERIAAFFMDMVQRMNGLHAAPEFYDTLTSNCTTNLVRHFEKVATRNVPYDHRTLMPAFSDELAYSLGIIDTDAPLSQVRGRYEINARALAAQGRDDFSERIRAPATTATAPAP from the coding sequence ATGCGCATCGTGAAGAACGCCGTCGCGGGCCTCGTGCTCCTCGTGGGGGGCGGCTGGGCCTCGCTCGCCCTGGCCCTGACAGGGGCGGGCCCGGAGGGACCGCACGTGGGGCGGGCCCTGCTGGCCGGGCTGCTCCTGGGCGCGGCGGTGGCCGCGTGGCGGTGGCGCTCGCGGCGCTGGGGCGTGGCGGTGGCGCTGCTGGGGTGTCTGATGGTCTACGGCTGGGTGCGCACCGTGCGGCCCTCCAACACGCGGGACTGGGCGCCGGACCTGGCGCGGGCGCCGTGGGCGGAGGTGGCTGGCTCCCAGGTGACGATCCACGACGTGCGCGACTTCCGCTACCGCAGCACCACGGACTGGGATGCCGCCTGGTACACGGCCACCTACGACACGGAGGCGCTCACGGAGGCGTCCTTCATCGTGGAGCCGTTCTCCGGCTTCTACGGCGCGGCGCACACCATGGTGAGCTTCGGCTTCCAGGACGGCCGCCGCGTGGTGTTCTCCGTGGAGGTCCGGCGCGAGAAGGGGGAGACGTTCTCCGCGGTGGGGGGGCTGTTCCGCCGCTTCGAGCTGGCGTACGTCGTGGGAGACGAGCGGGACCTGGTGCAGCTGCGGTCCAACTTCCGACACGACACCGTGTATGTGTATCCCGTGAAGGCATCCAGGGAACGCATCGCCGCGTTCTTCATGGACATGGTGCAGCGGATGAACGGACTGCACGCGGCACCGGAGTTCTACGACACGCTCACCAGCAACTGCACCACCAACCTGGTGCGCCACTTCGAGAAGGTGGCCACGCGGAACGTGCCGTACGACCATCGTACGTTGATGCCCGCGTTCTCGGATGAGCTCGCCTACTCGCTGGGCATCATCGACACGGACGCGCCGCTGTCGCAGGTCCGCGGCCGCTATGAAATCAACGCGCGCGCCCTGGCCGCGCAGGGGCGGGATGACTTCTCCGAGCGCATCCGCGCGCCCGCGACGACCGCCACCGCGCCCGCGCCGTGA
- a CDS encoding YdeI/OmpD-associated family protein, translated as MKVKQELPVVPFASEKAWEKWLAAHHADSPGVWMKLAKGESGIASVTYPQALDVALCYGWIDGQKGAFDAEYWLQRFTPRGPRSKWSKINVGKVEALVAAGRMKAAGLREVEAARADGRWEAAYSGAKTIQVPEDLLRALEANPQAKAFFATLKSANRYAILYQLHDAKKPETRTRRLEKFVAMLEAGETLHG; from the coding sequence ATGAAGGTGAAGCAAGAACTGCCCGTCGTGCCGTTCGCGTCGGAGAAGGCGTGGGAGAAGTGGCTGGCAGCGCACCACGCCGACTCGCCGGGCGTGTGGATGAAGCTCGCGAAGGGGGAGTCCGGCATCGCGTCCGTGACCTATCCCCAGGCGCTGGACGTGGCGCTCTGCTACGGGTGGATTGACGGCCAGAAGGGCGCGTTCGACGCCGAGTACTGGCTGCAGCGCTTCACGCCCCGGGGGCCCCGCAGCAAGTGGTCGAAGATCAACGTCGGCAAGGTGGAGGCCCTGGTGGCGGCGGGGCGGATGAAGGCCGCGGGCCTGCGCGAGGTGGAGGCGGCCCGGGCGGATGGTCGCTGGGAGGCGGCCTACTCGGGGGCGAAGACCATCCAGGTTCCGGAGGACCTGCTGCGCGCGCTGGAGGCGAACCCGCAGGCGAAGGCGTTCTTCGCGACGCTCAAGAGCGCCAACCGCTACGCCATCCTCTACCAGCTCCATGATGCGAAGAAGCCGGAGACGCGCACGCGCCGGCTGGAGAAGTTCGTCGCCATGCTGGAGGCCGGGGAGACGCTCCACGGCTGA
- a CDS encoding TIR domain-containing protein, with the protein MGDTLDVVVDLGDVAETAADAVLLKYAQGFHGADGAVARRLESAGIAAESLSLLPGDHRFVETRGGLGAPVVLFLGTVRLRQFGYHEIRQFAVRALQLLEPRHSVRHLACTVHGPNYGLDEDEAVLALVGGFVDAFQRGSGPRDLERITVVELNPKRMERLRHAIALGLGATAGVEPLPGITGFRVRRTSRFVQAPPMASAGANSNEKPHAFVAMPFAPELEDTYHYGILGPVKAAGLLCERVDQATFDGPIIQRIRDRIDTAKVVIADLSLANPNVYLEVGYAWGRGKPTLMLVRDVRELRFDVSSYRCLVYRSIRHLEEVLSEELKRIL; encoded by the coding sequence ATGGGAGACACGCTGGACGTCGTCGTGGACCTGGGAGACGTGGCGGAGACCGCCGCGGACGCCGTGCTGCTGAAGTACGCGCAGGGCTTCCATGGGGCGGACGGGGCGGTGGCGCGCCGGCTGGAGTCGGCGGGCATCGCCGCGGAGTCCCTCTCCCTCCTTCCCGGGGACCACCGCTTCGTCGAGACGCGCGGCGGCCTGGGGGCTCCGGTGGTGCTCTTCCTGGGCACGGTGCGCCTGCGGCAGTTCGGCTACCATGAGATCCGCCAGTTCGCGGTCCGCGCGCTCCAGCTGCTGGAGCCCCGGCACTCCGTGCGGCACCTCGCGTGCACCGTGCACGGCCCCAACTACGGGCTCGACGAGGACGAGGCCGTGCTGGCCCTGGTGGGCGGCTTCGTGGACGCGTTCCAGCGCGGCAGCGGTCCTCGCGACCTGGAGCGCATCACGGTCGTGGAGTTGAACCCCAAGCGGATGGAGCGCCTGCGCCACGCCATCGCGCTGGGCCTGGGGGCCACCGCGGGCGTGGAGCCGCTCCCGGGCATCACGGGCTTCCGCGTCCGGCGGACGTCCCGCTTCGTCCAGGCGCCGCCGATGGCCAGCGCCGGCGCGAACTCGAATGAGAAGCCGCATGCCTTCGTGGCCATGCCTTTCGCGCCGGAGCTGGAGGACACGTACCACTACGGCATCCTGGGCCCCGTGAAGGCCGCGGGCCTGCTGTGCGAGCGCGTGGATCAGGCCACCTTCGACGGCCCCATCATCCAGCGCATCCGCGACCGCATCGACACCGCGAAGGTCGTCATCGCGGACCTGTCGCTGGCGAACCCCAATGTGTACCTGGAGGTGGGCTATGCCTGGGGACGCGGGAAGCCCACCCTGATGCTCGTGCGAGACGTGCGCGAGCTGCGCTTCGATGTTTCCAGCTACCGGTGTCTGGTCTACCGCAGCATCCGGCACCTGGAGGAGGTGCTGTCCGAGGAGCTGAAGCGCATCCTCTGA
- a CDS encoding MbtH family protein, which produces MSDEREDTTIYKVVVNHEEQYSIWPADRENALGWKDAGKQGLKAECLEYIKEVWTDMRPLSLRKKMEEDAARNKN; this is translated from the coding sequence ATGAGCGACGAGCGCGAAGACACGACCATCTACAAGGTCGTCGTGAACCACGAAGAGCAGTACTCCATCTGGCCCGCGGACCGCGAGAACGCGCTCGGCTGGAAGGACGCCGGCAAGCAGGGCCTCAAGGCCGAGTGCCTGGAGTACATCAAGGAGGTCTGGACGGACATGCGCCCCCTGAGCCTCCGCAAGAAGATGGAAGAGGACGCGGCCCGCAACAAGAACTGA
- a CDS encoding cyclic nucleotide-binding domain-containing protein translates to MSLFARLQALLSAHPSAPATGAGQASAAPSTAAEASQVDAETPPAPPPVCTRYLSAGQVVVREGDPGHSMFVVLEGRVAVLHGGAPGANTEVGRLGAGEFFGELALLTGTKRTATVVTVEDVVLLELTLAGVRELGRDYGVKGDQMQVAARERLLADALRSNPLIAALPPDVQHDLGGAFVPCTVPAGETLLTRGQPGDALYVLLRGQCEVFHTHGDGRQSPYPPLEEGALFGEISLLRSRLATATVRAVTPCTLLKLERDVFKKVFLAQPDLRGALVRLGLERLKHTMEVMGEPK, encoded by the coding sequence ATGTCCCTGTTCGCGCGCCTGCAGGCCCTGCTGTCCGCACACCCGTCCGCCCCGGCCACCGGCGCCGGGCAGGCGTCCGCGGCACCGTCCACGGCGGCGGAGGCATCCCAGGTGGACGCGGAGACGCCCCCGGCACCGCCTCCGGTCTGCACCCGCTACTTGTCCGCGGGGCAGGTGGTGGTGCGGGAGGGCGACCCGGGCCACTCGATGTTCGTCGTGCTGGAGGGCCGCGTCGCGGTGCTCCACGGCGGCGCCCCTGGCGCGAACACGGAGGTTGGCCGCCTGGGGGCCGGCGAGTTCTTCGGAGAGCTGGCGCTGCTCACCGGCACGAAGCGCACCGCCACCGTGGTGACGGTGGAGGACGTGGTGCTGCTGGAGCTGACCCTGGCGGGGGTCCGGGAGCTGGGCCGCGACTACGGCGTGAAGGGCGACCAGATGCAGGTCGCCGCCCGGGAGCGGCTGCTGGCGGACGCGCTGCGCAGCAACCCGCTCATCGCCGCGCTGCCTCCGGACGTGCAGCACGACCTGGGGGGCGCCTTCGTCCCCTGCACCGTCCCCGCGGGCGAGACGCTGCTCACCCGGGGCCAGCCGGGCGACGCGCTCTACGTCCTGCTCCGCGGCCAGTGCGAGGTGTTCCACACGCACGGCGATGGCCGCCAATCGCCCTACCCCCCGCTGGAGGAAGGCGCCCTGTTCGGGGAGATCTCCCTGCTTCGCAGCCGGCTGGCCACCGCCACCGTGCGCGCGGTGACCCCGTGCACGCTGCTCAAGCTGGAGCGCGACGTGTTCAAGAAGGTGTTCCTGGCCCAGCCCGACCTGCGCGGCGCCCTGGTGCGCCTGGGCCTGGAGCGGCTCAAGCACACGATGGAGGTCATGGGCGAGCCGAAGTAG
- the rdgC gene encoding recombination-associated protein RdgC, with translation MPVLRGAVTFSRFRTEPAKDAPSDVKRWLTKGLKSHAFEPIDRRSEEERAAGFVELENPEASEFSTTHLFYGEYALFAFRIDTLKVPASLMKSELDKWSAAFANENGRPPARAEKNKQRAELKQLLRQRAVPRTSVLDVTWNLKTQQVQIWAASRKTVDEIAVALEGALAVKVIGITPASMAQRAGIDEKALGPTAELIGLDLPATASVEGSHGEA, from the coding sequence ATGCCTGTCCTACGTGGTGCCGTGACCTTTTCGCGCTTCCGGACCGAGCCGGCCAAGGATGCGCCGTCCGACGTGAAGCGCTGGTTGACCAAGGGGCTCAAGTCCCATGCGTTCGAGCCCATCGACCGCCGCTCCGAGGAGGAGCGCGCCGCCGGTTTCGTGGAGCTGGAGAACCCGGAGGCCTCCGAGTTCTCCACCACCCACCTCTTCTACGGCGAGTACGCCCTGTTCGCCTTCCGCATCGACACGCTCAAGGTGCCCGCGTCGCTGATGAAGTCGGAGCTGGACAAGTGGTCCGCCGCGTTCGCCAACGAGAACGGCCGCCCGCCCGCCCGCGCGGAGAAGAACAAGCAGCGCGCGGAGCTCAAGCAGCTGCTTCGCCAGCGCGCGGTGCCCCGCACCAGCGTGCTGGACGTGACGTGGAACCTGAAGACGCAGCAGGTGCAGATCTGGGCCGCGTCGCGCAAGACGGTGGATGAGATCGCCGTCGCGCTGGAGGGCGCCCTGGCGGTGAAGGTGATTGGCATCACGCCCGCGTCCATGGCGCAGCGCGCGGGCATCGACGAGAAGGCCCTGGGCCCCACCGCGGAGCTCATTGGCCTGGACCTGCCGGCGACGGCTTCGGTGGAGGGCAGCCATGGCGAGGCGTGA
- the fruA gene encoding response regulator transcription factor FruA translates to MAANQSAVRISILEGPWAAWQGLSDGLRGEGHSTSVTRDVRGFLDGLGTDPPQVAILDVESDGEAAIGCSVTEGLNLLREARKRRLEVRMLLLSAVSTPEVISQCFDEGASGYLFRAGLGVNAVSSAVQSLVRGERLFPVQLLRNDFEHPPVTSPTASVLLLLTQREREVLAYVAGGADNLKIAAHLQIAERTVKSHVTQLYRKLGAENRTQLALRACHLGVRPPPDL, encoded by the coding sequence ATGGCAGCGAATCAATCCGCAGTTCGTATTTCGATTCTCGAAGGACCGTGGGCGGCCTGGCAGGGCCTCTCGGACGGGCTTCGGGGTGAGGGTCATTCCACTTCGGTGACGCGCGACGTGCGCGGCTTCCTGGATGGGCTTGGAACGGATCCGCCGCAGGTGGCGATTCTGGACGTGGAGAGCGATGGCGAAGCCGCCATTGGCTGCTCCGTGACGGAAGGGCTCAACCTGCTGCGCGAGGCCCGCAAGCGCCGGCTGGAGGTCCGCATGCTGCTCTTGTCCGCGGTGAGCACGCCGGAGGTCATCTCCCAGTGCTTCGACGAGGGCGCCTCGGGCTACCTCTTCCGCGCGGGGCTGGGCGTGAACGCCGTGTCTTCCGCGGTCCAGTCGCTGGTTCGGGGCGAACGCCTCTTCCCGGTGCAGCTGCTCCGCAATGACTTCGAGCATCCGCCGGTGACGTCACCCACGGCGAGCGTGCTGCTGCTGCTCACGCAGCGGGAGCGCGAGGTGCTGGCGTACGTGGCGGGAGGCGCGGACAACCTGAAGATCGCCGCGCACCTGCAGATCGCCGAGCGCACCGTGAAGTCCCACGTCACTCAGCTCTACCGCAAGCTGGGCGCGGAGAACCGCACCCAGCTCGCGCTGCGCGCCTGCCACCTGGGCGTCAGGCCTCCGCCGGACCTCTAG
- a CDS encoding alanine racemase: protein MSVPALDALDTPAALVDLDRVERNLQRVADYSREHGLRWRPHTKTHKTAELCALQVAAGASGVTVATVLEAEVMASVCDDVLLAYPPVGARRLARLLALPARVRLTVALDSREALEGLARAATDAGRTVGVLVELDLGMRRVGLRTPDEAVALARMAASMSGVTFRGVTFYAGHIRVPQAELDAAMHAQSEALTAFVEALRGAGLPPEVVSGGSTPTLWQSHTVRGLTEIRPGLNVFNDRNSAVIGACDGTEWAYSVLATVVSTAVPGQVVIDAGAKALAKEEGLAPGYGVLLDRPEVVVKSLSEEHGLLDVSATTWRPRIGERVRVVPNHVCVSVPLHSRLHVIRGDASLATWEVAARGW, encoded by the coding sequence ATGTCCGTCCCCGCCCTGGATGCCCTCGATACGCCCGCCGCCCTCGTGGACCTGGACCGCGTGGAGCGGAACCTCCAGCGCGTCGCGGACTACTCCCGCGAGCATGGCCTGCGCTGGCGGCCCCACACCAAGACCCACAAGACGGCGGAGCTCTGCGCGCTCCAGGTCGCGGCGGGGGCCTCGGGCGTCACGGTGGCCACCGTGCTGGAGGCGGAGGTGATGGCCTCCGTCTGTGATGACGTGCTGCTCGCGTATCCGCCGGTGGGCGCGCGCCGCCTCGCACGGCTCCTGGCCCTGCCCGCGCGCGTGCGGCTCACCGTGGCGCTCGACTCGCGCGAGGCGCTGGAGGGGCTGGCGCGCGCGGCCACGGACGCGGGGCGCACCGTGGGCGTCCTCGTGGAGCTGGACCTGGGCATGCGCCGGGTCGGCCTGCGGACCCCCGACGAGGCCGTGGCCCTGGCGCGCATGGCGGCCTCCATGTCCGGCGTGACGTTTCGTGGCGTGACGTTCTACGCGGGCCACATCCGCGTCCCCCAGGCGGAGCTGGACGCCGCGATGCACGCCCAGTCCGAAGCGCTGACAGCGTTCGTGGAAGCCCTGCGCGGCGCGGGCCTCCCGCCCGAGGTGGTGAGCGGCGGCTCCACCCCCACCCTCTGGCAATCCCATACCGTGCGGGGGCTGACGGAGATCCGCCCCGGCCTCAACGTCTTCAACGACCGCAACAGCGCCGTCATTGGCGCTTGTGATGGGACGGAGTGGGCATACTCGGTCCTGGCCACCGTGGTGAGCACCGCCGTGCCCGGGCAGGTGGTCATCGACGCGGGGGCCAAGGCGCTCGCGAAGGAGGAAGGCCTGGCGCCGGGCTATGGCGTCCTGCTCGACCGGCCGGAGGTCGTGGTGAAGAGCCTGTCGGAGGAGCACGGGCTGCTGGACGTGTCCGCCACGACATGGCGCCCCCGCATCGGCGAGCGCGTGCGCGTGGTGCCCAACCATGTCTGTGTTTCGGTCCCCCTGCACTCGCGGCTGCATGTCATTCGCGGCGATGCGAGCCTGGCGACGTGGGAGGTCGCCGCGCGAGGTTGGTGA